From a region of the Gordonia sp. PP30 genome:
- the rplQ gene encoding 50S ribosomal protein L17 yields MPKPTKGARLGGSASHQKAILANLATALFEHGRITTTEAKAKRLRPYAEKIITHAKGGSLANRREVMKDIRNKDIVHKLFEEIGPFFSDRNGGYTRIVKVENRKGDNAPMAVIALVTETTASNEAARATRAAASKKKAAEAEAPAENPVAEVIDEASEAEVENAEAVSGGADENQAAATADEALAEGADVDGSNEEK; encoded by the coding sequence ATGCCCAAGCCCACTAAGGGTGCCCGCCTCGGCGGGTCGGCCAGCCACCAGAAGGCGATTCTCGCCAATCTGGCCACGGCGCTCTTCGAGCACGGCCGCATCACCACCACCGAGGCCAAGGCCAAGCGCCTGCGCCCGTACGCCGAGAAGATCATCACCCACGCGAAGGGCGGCTCGCTGGCCAACCGTCGCGAGGTGATGAAGGACATCCGCAACAAGGACATCGTCCACAAGCTGTTCGAGGAGATCGGTCCGTTCTTCTCCGACCGCAACGGCGGCTACACCCGTATCGTCAAGGTCGAGAACCGCAAGGGCGACAACGCCCCGATGGCTGTGATCGCTCTGGTCACCGAGACCACCGCGTCGAACGAGGCCGCGCGCGCCACCCGCGCCGCCGCCTCCAAGAAGAAGGCCGCCGAGGCCGAGGCTCCGGCCGAGAACCCGGTCGCCGAGGTGATCGACGAGGCCAGCGAGGCCGAGGTCGAGAACGCGGAAGCCGTGTCGGGAGGTGCCGACGAGAACCAGGCCGCGGCCACCGCGGACGAGGCTCTCGCCGAGGGTGCCGACGTCGACGGTTCGAACGAAGAGAAGTGA
- a CDS encoding MinD/ParA family protein has translation MTDTPVALPPWLSDDDVRVDLSRVGVPDGPPPPRPADTAYPSAPPSGHPAVGSPHLPARPAAAVPVPPVRPAPPGRPAPGPAGPAPEHSGPAHGGPEYSGPAHGGPEHDAPPHYAPGPALDQVALLRKARRAPAGGWRRAVHNVSGGLVNPGESPAELEYQELLERLRRPVRGDYRIAVLSLKGGVGKTTTTVGLGSTFAALRGDRVIAIDANPDLGTLAQRIPLQTDSTVRDLLADPAIHRYSDVRAHTSQAPSRLEVLASERDPAAAEAFTEREYRGVMAILQRYYNIVITDCGTGLSHDAMSGVLDLADALILVSSPALDGARSAGATLDWLAGHGFGHLIPRCVVVLSSARPGSSSIDTDQLAQHFLTRCRAVQPIGFDDHLAEGADIDLELLNRKTRRAFVELAAVIADDFGGTALRRRPPFLPD, from the coding sequence ATGACCGACACACCCGTGGCGCTGCCGCCGTGGCTCAGTGACGACGACGTCCGCGTCGACCTGTCCCGGGTCGGGGTACCCGACGGACCGCCGCCGCCGCGACCCGCCGACACCGCCTATCCGTCCGCGCCGCCGTCCGGGCACCCGGCCGTCGGTTCCCCGCACCTCCCGGCACGACCGGCAGCGGCCGTTCCCGTACCGCCGGTCCGGCCGGCCCCGCCCGGACGACCGGCTCCCGGACCCGCCGGACCCGCGCCCGAGCACTCCGGACCCGCACACGGCGGACCCGAGTACAGCGGACCCGCACACGGCGGACCCGAGCACGACGCGCCCCCGCACTACGCTCCCGGCCCCGCGCTGGATCAGGTGGCCCTGCTCCGCAAGGCCCGGCGCGCCCCGGCCGGCGGCTGGCGGCGCGCGGTGCACAACGTGTCCGGCGGACTGGTCAATCCGGGCGAGTCCCCGGCCGAGCTGGAGTACCAGGAGCTGCTGGAACGGCTCCGGCGCCCGGTACGCGGCGACTACCGGATCGCCGTGCTGTCACTCAAGGGCGGTGTCGGCAAGACGACCACGACCGTCGGCCTCGGTTCCACCTTCGCCGCCCTGCGCGGCGACCGGGTGATCGCCATCGACGCCAATCCCGACCTGGGCACGCTGGCGCAACGCATTCCGCTGCAGACCGACTCGACCGTCCGCGATCTGCTCGCCGATCCGGCCATCCACCGCTACTCCGACGTGCGAGCGCACACCTCGCAGGCACCCAGCCGGCTGGAGGTACTCGCCTCCGAACGGGATCCGGCGGCCGCCGAGGCGTTCACCGAGCGCGAGTACCGCGGGGTGATGGCGATACTCCAGCGCTACTACAACATCGTGATCACCGACTGCGGTACCGGCCTGAGCCACGACGCGATGAGCGGTGTCCTCGACCTGGCGGATGCCCTGATCCTGGTCAGCTCGCCGGCGCTGGACGGGGCGCGCAGCGCCGGCGCCACCCTCGACTGGCTGGCCGGGCACGGCTTCGGTCACCTGATCCCGCGGTGCGTCGTCGTGCTGAGTTCGGCGCGGCCGGGATCGTCGTCGATCGACACCGATCAGCTGGCCCAGCACTTCCTCACCCGGTGCCGCGCGGTGCAGCCGATCGGCTTCGACGACCACCTCGCCGAGGGCGCCGACATCGACCTCGAACTCCTCAATCGCAAGACCCGGCGGGCCTTCGTGGAACTCGCCGCGGTGATCGCCGACGACTTCGGCGGCACCGCGCTGAGACGGCGCCCACCGTTTCTTCCCGACTGA
- a CDS encoding alpha/beta hydrolase — protein MAESDATRGKGVPPVRIEYHTIHGHRRAYRIAGEGPAILLIHGIGDNSSTWEEVIGELARDHTVIAPDLLGHGLSEKPKADYSVAAFANGMRDLLVVLGITKVTVVGHSLGGGVAMQFCYQFPRFVQRLVLVAAGGVTHDVNPVLRLASVPGMPTAMRALGLPGVLPLLRGTARALDRADEAGSIPERLAPRNVITDHRDLLRIIGDLSDARAQSAFIRTLRAVVDWRGQTITMLDRAYLTEPLPLLVVWGDKDTVIPVHHAHLAGAVIPHAEVEIFAGAGHFPFRDDPDRFVTLLRGFLARTEPNEFDPLNWRRMMVDGQRLDEMVGDDALLEDVFVALEEERSVS, from the coding sequence ATGGCTGAGTCCGACGCCACACGCGGCAAGGGCGTGCCGCCGGTCCGGATCGAGTACCACACGATCCACGGACACCGCCGCGCCTACCGGATCGCGGGCGAGGGCCCGGCGATCCTGCTCATCCACGGCATCGGCGACAACTCGTCGACCTGGGAAGAAGTGATCGGCGAGCTGGCCCGCGACCACACCGTGATCGCGCCCGATCTCCTCGGACACGGTCTCTCGGAGAAGCCGAAGGCCGACTACTCGGTGGCCGCGTTCGCCAACGGCATGCGCGACCTGCTGGTGGTCCTCGGCATCACGAAGGTCACCGTCGTGGGGCATTCGCTCGGCGGCGGCGTCGCGATGCAGTTCTGTTACCAGTTCCCGCGCTTCGTGCAGCGGCTGGTGCTGGTGGCGGCCGGCGGCGTCACGCACGACGTCAACCCGGTGCTGCGCCTGGCGTCGGTGCCCGGCATGCCCACCGCGATGCGCGCCCTCGGCCTGCCCGGTGTCCTCCCGCTGCTGCGCGGCACCGCACGCGCCCTGGACCGCGCCGACGAGGCCGGATCGATCCCGGAGCGGCTGGCCCCGCGCAACGTGATCACCGACCACCGCGACCTGCTGCGCATCATCGGCGACCTGAGCGACGCCCGCGCCCAGTCCGCGTTCATCCGGACGCTGCGCGCGGTGGTCGACTGGCGCGGACAGACCATCACCATGCTCGACCGCGCCTACCTCACCGAACCGCTGCCCCTGCTGGTCGTGTGGGGCGACAAGGACACGGTGATCCCCGTGCACCACGCGCACCTGGCCGGCGCGGTGATCCCGCACGCCGAGGTGGAGATATTTGCCGGCGCCGGGCACTTCCCGTTCCGGGACGACCCCGATCGCTTCGTGACCCTGCTCCGCGGCTTCCTCGCGCGGACCGAGCCGAACGAGTTCGACCCGCTGAACTGGCGCCGGATGATGGTCGACGGGCAGCGCCTCGACGAGATGGTGGGCGATGACGCCCTCCTGGAGGACGTGTTCGTCGCCCTGGAAGAGGAACGCAGCGTCAGCTGA
- the truA gene encoding tRNA pseudouridine(38-40) synthase TruA, producing MAETSDAGVRLRLLIGYDGTEFSGWATQPGRRTVCETLETTLATVLRVPVRLTVAGRTDAGVHATGQVAHCDVPVSSLDTRSIDGDPSRLVRRLAKLLPDDVRVKTIDAVPAEFDARFSALARRYEYRMSDAPWGAEPLSARRTADWTRPLDLDLMNAAAARLLGLHDFAAFCRFREGSTTIRDLQEFSWVRDDDGVLVGRVKADAFCWSMVRSLVGAVASVGDGRRSADWCAALLTERSRSAQVPVAQARGLSLARVYYPPRDEWAARNALTRDVRKSSDVGGCCGG from the coding sequence ATGGCGGAGACGAGCGATGCCGGGGTCCGGCTGCGGCTGCTGATCGGATACGACGGCACCGAGTTCTCCGGGTGGGCCACTCAGCCGGGGCGCCGCACCGTGTGCGAGACCCTGGAGACCACGCTGGCCACGGTGCTCCGGGTGCCGGTCCGGTTGACCGTCGCTGGCCGCACCGACGCCGGGGTGCACGCGACCGGGCAGGTCGCGCACTGCGACGTCCCGGTGTCGTCGCTCGACACCCGGTCCATCGACGGCGACCCCTCCCGCCTGGTACGGCGACTCGCGAAGCTGCTGCCCGACGACGTGCGGGTCAAGACGATCGACGCTGTGCCCGCCGAGTTCGACGCCCGCTTCTCCGCGCTGGCCCGCCGCTACGAATACCGGATGTCCGACGCGCCCTGGGGCGCCGAACCGCTGTCGGCCCGGAGGACCGCCGACTGGACGCGTCCGCTCGACCTCGACCTGATGAACGCCGCCGCGGCGCGCCTGCTCGGCCTGCACGACTTCGCCGCCTTCTGCCGGTTCCGCGAGGGCTCGACGACGATCCGGGACCTCCAGGAGTTCTCCTGGGTGCGCGACGACGACGGGGTGCTGGTCGGGCGCGTGAAGGCCGACGCCTTCTGCTGGTCGATGGTCCGCTCGCTGGTCGGTGCGGTCGCCTCGGTAGGCGACGGCCGCCGCTCCGCCGACTGGTGCGCGGCACTCCTCACCGAGCGCTCCCGGAGCGCGCAGGTGCCGGTGGCCCAGGCCCGCGGGCTGTCGTTGGCCCGGGTCTACTACCCGCCGCGCGACGAGTGGGCCGCCCGGAACGCGCTGACCCGCGATGTCCGCAAGTCGTCGGACGTGGGTGGCTGCTGCGGCGGCTGA
- a CDS encoding WXG100 family type VII secretion target, translated as MNIRYNFENLGTLSGDLKNQFAQLEQLSGQLKKQVHSLAANWESGGAVDYLAAQQRWDSLFADARTRLDGLGTGVAKASTRMHETDQRVGKSFGV; from the coding sequence ATGAACATCCGCTACAACTTCGAGAATCTCGGGACCCTCTCGGGCGACCTGAAGAACCAGTTCGCGCAGCTCGAGCAGCTGTCCGGGCAGCTCAAGAAGCAGGTCCACAGCCTGGCCGCGAACTGGGAGTCCGGGGGTGCGGTCGACTACCTCGCCGCGCAGCAGCGCTGGGACTCGCTGTTCGCCGACGCGCGCACCCGTCTCGACGGCCTCGGGACCGGCGTCGCGAAGGCCAGCACCCGGATGCACGAGACCGATCAGCGGGTCGGCAAGTCGTTCGGGGTGTGA
- a CDS encoding WXG100 family type VII secretion target, with product MAHGLNLDLGAGQAAASSIKAIVGDMRGVIGRIKTSAASGMGDWVGKAASSFDATHTDWHATAVNLEHALDDIERKLTTGFLGYEDQDTDAGNTIVSAAAGGLNL from the coding sequence ATGGCACACGGACTCAATCTCGACCTCGGGGCCGGTCAGGCCGCGGCGTCGAGCATCAAGGCGATCGTGGGTGACATGCGCGGCGTGATCGGCCGCATCAAGACCTCGGCGGCGAGCGGCATGGGGGACTGGGTCGGCAAGGCGGCGTCGTCGTTCGACGCCACCCACACCGACTGGCACGCCACCGCGGTGAATCTGGAGCACGCCCTCGACGACATCGAGCGCAAGCTCACCACCGGCTTCCTCGGGTACGAGGATCAGGACACCGACGCCGGCAACACGATCGTGTCGGCCGCCGCCGGCGGCCTCAATCTCTGA
- a CDS encoding YbaB/EbfC family nucleoid-associated protein — protein MTAAMDAIVAQAGAHLAALERIQHDLNGLSVTSRTDGGRIVVRVDATGGLAEVRLLPGAGNGDAAHLARLIVEAAAAGARELRARQAELTGDFLAECGDTPEPEGTGGRSAASNYHAPAGRAGGTVPIEGER, from the coding sequence GTGACCGCCGCGATGGACGCGATCGTCGCCCAGGCCGGTGCGCACCTGGCGGCACTGGAACGGATCCAGCACGACCTGAACGGGCTGTCGGTGACCAGCCGGACCGACGGCGGCCGGATCGTCGTCCGGGTCGACGCGACCGGCGGGCTCGCCGAGGTGCGCCTGCTGCCCGGTGCCGGTAACGGCGACGCGGCGCATCTGGCTCGGCTGATCGTGGAGGCGGCGGCCGCCGGGGCCCGCGAACTGCGGGCGCGACAGGCCGAGCTCACCGGCGATTTCCTTGCCGAATGCGGCGACACGCCGGAACCGGAGGGAACCGGCGGGCGCTCCGCCGCGTCCAACTATCACGCACCCGCCGGGCGAGCCGGCGGGACCGTACCGATCGAGGGGGAACGATGA
- a CDS encoding cation diffusion facilitator family transporter codes for MSAEGSKKAIIAALAANAGIAAAKFVGFAITGSSSMLAEGVHSVADTSNQGLLLLGQKRAAKQADELHPFGYGRARYFYSFVVALVIFSLGSLFALYEGAEKIRHSHDHGLESPIVAVVILLVAIGLEGYSFLTAQKESRPLKGDASWWRFIRNSRNPELPVVLLEDSGALIGLVLALGGVGLTMATGDPVWDGIGTVAIGVLLGAIAIVLMTEMKSLLIGEGATEPEDLAIRAALVGGGVDRVIHLKTQYLGPEELLLAAKIAISPGSTATEIATAIDDAEARVRAAVPQTRVIYLEPDIDRGSDAAGASSTSSTS; via the coding sequence ATGTCTGCAGAGGGATCTAAGAAGGCGATCATCGCGGCCCTCGCCGCGAACGCCGGGATCGCCGCGGCCAAGTTCGTCGGCTTCGCGATCACCGGATCGTCGTCGATGCTCGCCGAGGGTGTGCACTCGGTGGCCGACACCTCCAACCAGGGGCTGCTGCTGCTCGGCCAGAAACGGGCCGCGAAGCAGGCCGATGAGCTGCACCCGTTCGGCTACGGGCGGGCCCGCTACTTCTATTCCTTCGTCGTCGCCCTGGTGATCTTCTCGCTGGGCTCGCTGTTCGCACTGTACGAGGGCGCGGAGAAGATCCGCCACTCGCACGACCACGGCCTGGAATCGCCGATCGTCGCCGTCGTGATCCTGCTGGTCGCGATCGGCCTCGAGGGGTACAGCTTCTTGACCGCGCAGAAGGAGTCGCGCCCGCTCAAGGGCGACGCGTCGTGGTGGCGGTTCATCCGGAACTCCCGCAACCCGGAACTGCCGGTGGTGTTGCTTGAAGACTCCGGCGCCCTGATCGGTCTGGTGCTGGCGCTCGGCGGCGTCGGCCTGACCATGGCGACCGGGGACCCGGTGTGGGACGGTATCGGCACCGTGGCGATCGGTGTGCTGCTCGGCGCCATCGCCATCGTCCTGATGACCGAGATGAAGAGCCTCCTGATCGGCGAGGGCGCCACCGAACCGGAGGACCTGGCCATCCGGGCGGCGCTGGTCGGCGGTGGCGTCGACCGTGTCATCCACCTGAAGACGCAGTATCTGGGCCCCGAGGAACTGCTGCTCGCCGCGAAGATCGCGATCTCACCGGGCTCGACGGCCACCGAGATCGCGACCGCCATCGACGACGCCGAAGCACGCGTGCGGGCCGCCGTCCCGCAGACCCGGGTGATCTACCTGGAACCGGACATCGATCGCGGATCGGATGCGGCCGGGGCCTCCTCCACATCGAGCACGTCCTGA
- a CDS encoding NAD(P)/FAD-dependent oxidoreductase, whose translation MRSTDVVVIGSGFGGLAAAKQLAKSKVPTVLISATEEHLFQPLLYQVATGVLPAAEIAPPIAGVLESKESVEVIKGYVTAVDADAKTVTYRTDDGDEQIAYEYLIVAAGASQGYFGHDEWAQRTFSLKTLDDAVTLRAHLLERFAAPAADEAAHTFVVVGGGATGVELAGQIRELHNRHFTDVPAEVYLVEGAGELLPVYGGKLSAFTRRTLEDAGVQVLTDTFVTGIDDGEVTVRGGDGAERRIATETVVWSAGVQATPLAGIVAAATKCDTDRAGRLLINPDLTVGARADVFAIGDMTSLKGYPGQSPVAMQEGRHAADMIRRRKPFGSEFRYLDKGSMAVVNRHNAVVDAPFGVRLTGLLGWFTWLGVHLFYLVGFRNRFGAVASWARAFGGRARPGFAEVEARDTADDRRPAGDATGETRELQDATV comes from the coding sequence ATGCGGAGCACCGACGTCGTCGTGATCGGTTCGGGATTCGGTGGCCTCGCCGCCGCCAAGCAGCTCGCCAAGTCGAAGGTGCCGACGGTGCTGATCTCGGCCACCGAGGAGCACCTGTTCCAGCCACTGCTGTACCAGGTCGCGACGGGGGTGTTGCCGGCCGCGGAGATCGCACCGCCGATCGCCGGTGTGCTGGAGTCCAAGGAATCGGTCGAGGTGATCAAGGGCTACGTCACGGCCGTCGACGCCGATGCGAAGACGGTCACCTATCGCACCGACGACGGTGACGAGCAGATCGCCTACGAGTACCTGATCGTCGCGGCCGGCGCCTCGCAGGGCTACTTCGGGCACGACGAATGGGCGCAGCGCACGTTCTCGCTGAAGACCCTGGACGACGCCGTCACCTTGCGCGCGCATCTGCTGGAGCGCTTCGCGGCGCCCGCCGCCGACGAGGCCGCGCACACCTTCGTCGTGGTCGGCGGCGGCGCGACCGGCGTCGAACTGGCCGGCCAGATCCGGGAACTGCACAACCGGCACTTCACCGACGTGCCGGCGGAGGTGTACCTCGTCGAGGGGGCGGGCGAGTTGCTGCCCGTCTACGGCGGAAAGCTGTCGGCGTTCACCCGCCGCACGCTGGAGGACGCCGGAGTGCAGGTGCTCACCGATACCTTCGTCACCGGTATCGACGACGGCGAGGTGACCGTCCGCGGCGGCGACGGCGCCGAGCGGCGGATCGCCACCGAGACCGTCGTCTGGTCGGCCGGTGTGCAGGCGACGCCGCTCGCCGGGATCGTCGCCGCGGCCACCAAATGCGACACCGACCGCGCAGGCAGGCTGCTGATCAACCCCGACCTGACGGTCGGCGCGCGGGCCGACGTGTTCGCGATCGGCGACATGACCAGCCTCAAGGGCTACCCGGGCCAGAGCCCGGTCGCCATGCAGGAGGGCAGGCACGCCGCGGACATGATCCGCCGGCGCAAGCCCTTCGGGTCGGAGTTCCGCTACCTGGACAAGGGCAGCATGGCCGTCGTGAACCGGCACAACGCCGTGGTCGACGCGCCGTTCGGCGTCCGGCTCACCGGTCTGCTCGGCTGGTTCACCTGGCTCGGCGTGCACCTGTTCTATCTGGTCGGCTTCCGGAACCGGTTCGGCGCGGTCGCGTCGTGGGCGCGGGCGTTCGGCGGTCGGGCACGGCCGGGTTTCGCCGAGGTGGAGGCGCGGGACACCGCCGACGATCGCCGGCCGGCCGGCGATGCCACCGGCGAGACGCGGGAACTGCAGGACGCGACGGTCTGA
- a CDS encoding LysR family transcriptional regulator, translated as MEFRQLEYLAAVAAHGGFSRAARACFVSQSAVSHQIAALERELGVDLFERSGRTVTLTEAGETLLPRARELLRLRDDAAAAVAPRRDRVRIAANMSFARAALSAVSAVRERHPEAEIDFLLKSFTQRIDAVAAGEADLALVRGAVERDGLYLDPLWVDQPVVTFGSRHPLAGLGRSPTPAELAGYPLLLPPPEQQVLLRTLVERVFTRAGVTPTFGPDIRPGHPVAFELVNHPDSWTLLYEDPLVPGLVCRRGLEFTLPVSAVLRTDATPNPLVAELLTELTHGYRR; from the coding sequence ATGGAGTTCCGGCAACTGGAGTACTTGGCGGCCGTGGCGGCCCACGGCGGATTCTCCCGCGCCGCACGGGCATGCTTCGTCTCGCAGTCGGCGGTGAGCCATCAGATCGCCGCGCTGGAACGCGAGCTCGGCGTCGACCTCTTCGAGCGGTCCGGACGGACCGTCACGCTCACCGAGGCCGGCGAGACCCTGCTCCCCCGCGCCCGCGAGCTGCTGAGGCTGCGCGACGACGCCGCGGCGGCCGTCGCTCCCCGGCGCGATCGGGTGCGGATCGCCGCGAACATGTCGTTCGCGCGGGCGGCGCTCAGCGCGGTCTCGGCGGTGCGCGAGCGGCACCCGGAGGCCGAGATCGACTTCCTCCTCAAATCGTTCACGCAGCGGATCGACGCGGTGGCCGCCGGCGAGGCGGACCTCGCTCTGGTCCGCGGCGCCGTGGAACGCGACGGGCTGTACCTGGATCCGCTGTGGGTCGATCAGCCGGTGGTGACCTTCGGGTCCCGGCATCCCCTGGCCGGTCTCGGCCGCAGCCCCACGCCCGCCGAACTCGCCGGCTACCCGCTGCTCCTGCCACCACCGGAGCAGCAGGTGCTGCTCCGTACGCTGGTGGAGCGGGTCTTCACCAGGGCGGGCGTGACGCCGACCTTCGGCCCGGACATCCGGCCGGGCCATCCCGTCGCCTTCGAGCTGGTGAACCACCCGGACAGCTGGACGCTGCTCTACGAGGACCCGCTGGTGCCCGGGCTCGTCTGCCGCCGCGGCCTGGAGTTCACCCTGCCGGTGTCCGCCGTCCTGCGCACCGATGCCACCCCGAATCCCCTGGTCGCCGAGCTGCTGACCGAGCTGACCCACGGGTATCGGCGATAG
- a CDS encoding TM2 domain-containing protein, which yields MTYPNGPQQPGTPANPYGAVYGAPAAPAQAVQPYGAPQYPAQQPYPVAQPVPPVAPYGGAPGYPYGTAPGYPAAPYGTTPYGMAGYGGVDPYTGMAMSDKSKMTAGLLQFFLGGFGAGRFYLGYNGFGAAQLCLTLGGWFFLFIGMFLFVPLIIAFPMLIGVWVWAFVDAIMMFTGNVTDVQGRKLQS from the coding sequence GTGACTTACCCGAACGGCCCGCAGCAGCCCGGCACCCCGGCGAACCCCTACGGCGCGGTGTACGGCGCTCCGGCCGCCCCCGCTCAGGCGGTGCAGCCGTATGGCGCACCCCAGTACCCGGCCCAGCAGCCCTACCCGGTCGCCCAGCCGGTTCCGCCCGTCGCGCCCTACGGTGGTGCGCCCGGCTACCCGTACGGCACCGCACCGGGCTACCCGGCAGCACCCTACGGCACCACCCCGTACGGCATGGCCGGCTACGGCGGCGTCGATCCGTATACCGGCATGGCGATGTCGGACAAGTCGAAGATGACCGCCGGTCTCCTTCAGTTCTTCCTCGGCGGCTTCGGCGCCGGCCGCTTCTACCTCGGCTACAACGGGTTCGGCGCCGCCCAGCTGTGCCTGACCCTCGGCGGCTGGTTCTTCCTCTTCATCGGCATGTTCCTGTTCGTGCCACTGATCATCGCCTTCCCGATGCTGATCGGCGTCTGGGTCTGGGCGTTCGTCGACGCGATCATGATGTTCACCGGGAACGTCACCGACGTGCAGGGCCGGAAACTACAGTCGTGA
- a CDS encoding SLC13 family permease: MSDAVVSLIVLGVTVALFVWNRLPVGIVAVGSALVLYFCGLISVDDVTAGLGASVIAFIAALFVVTAGLEASGITAWIGGAMSRVAGTSPLRVTAAITVLAAILSALITVNGAAAALVPVAVAITRHAGLLPSRVLIPLAFAASAGALLTLSGSPVNVIIDEAAVAATGRGFGFFEFALVGLPILAVTVGLSVLLGGRLLPERAPQNLLADLRDYLGDVIDHYDLDRRVYRLRVEAGSAAIGVSSRDVVDESPVVLLGTQHGSAARVVGAGRPLADGDVLVVAGADGDVKGLALRCGLVVEDIAARRGRQLVDRDAGISEVVIPPRSPLVGTPAFPGMVRPDDDLLVLSIRRRNKGVGTRVDLAEGDTLLVQGRWPAIESLDDSHEVLVVGSSEQLRRQTAGLARTAPRAAVIMVGTIALLASGVVPPVVAALLGAVAMVGTGVLRSEQAYRAISWSTLVLIAALMPMSSAIADSGGAELIARPIVALAEGRSPYLLLAALFVLTAVLGQFISNAATVLIVIPVALAAAAQVHVDPRPVLMLVCVAGAASLLTPIATPANMIVMGPGGYRFGDYWRLGAVLMAAWLVVAVFVIPVFWPFRP; encoded by the coding sequence GTGTCGGATGCTGTCGTCAGCCTGATCGTCCTCGGCGTGACGGTCGCACTCTTCGTGTGGAACCGGTTGCCGGTGGGGATCGTGGCCGTCGGCTCCGCGCTCGTGTTGTACTTCTGCGGCCTGATCAGCGTTGACGACGTGACCGCGGGCCTGGGTGCGTCGGTCATCGCTTTCATCGCGGCGCTGTTCGTCGTCACCGCGGGGCTGGAGGCCTCCGGGATCACCGCCTGGATCGGCGGCGCGATGAGCCGCGTCGCCGGCACGTCGCCGCTGCGGGTGACCGCGGCGATCACGGTGCTTGCGGCGATCCTCAGCGCGCTGATCACGGTGAACGGTGCGGCCGCCGCCCTGGTCCCGGTCGCGGTCGCCATCACCCGGCATGCGGGGCTGCTGCCCTCGCGGGTGCTGATCCCGCTCGCCTTCGCCGCCAGTGCGGGTGCGTTGCTGACGTTGTCGGGAAGTCCGGTCAACGTGATCATCGACGAGGCCGCGGTCGCCGCGACCGGCCGGGGATTCGGCTTCTTCGAGTTCGCGCTGGTGGGGCTGCCGATTCTGGCGGTGACGGTCGGTCTCTCCGTGCTGCTGGGTGGCCGGTTGCTGCCCGAGCGCGCCCCGCAGAACCTGCTCGCCGACTTGCGCGACTACCTCGGCGACGTGATAGACCACTACGACCTGGACCGGCGTGTCTACCGGCTCCGCGTCGAGGCGGGTTCGGCGGCGATCGGCGTCAGTTCGCGGGATGTCGTCGACGAATCTCCTGTCGTGCTGCTCGGCACCCAGCACGGTTCCGCCGCGCGGGTCGTGGGGGCGGGGCGGCCGCTCGCCGACGGTGATGTGCTGGTGGTCGCGGGGGCCGACGGCGACGTCAAGGGACTGGCGCTGCGGTGCGGGCTGGTCGTCGAGGACATCGCGGCGCGCCGCGGCCGGCAGCTCGTCGACCGCGACGCCGGGATCAGCGAGGTGGTGATACCGCCGCGTTCGCCGCTCGTCGGGACTCCGGCGTTTCCGGGCATGGTACGGCCGGACGACGACTTGCTGGTGCTGTCGATCAGGCGACGGAACAAGGGCGTCGGGACCCGGGTGGATCTCGCCGAGGGCGACACCCTGCTGGTGCAGGGCCGGTGGCCGGCCATCGAGTCGCTCGACGACAGCCACGAGGTCCTGGTGGTGGGCTCATCCGAGCAGCTCCGGCGGCAGACGGCGGGCCTGGCGCGCACGGCGCCGCGCGCGGCGGTCATCATGGTCGGGACCATCGCGCTGCTCGCGTCGGGGGTGGTGCCTCCGGTCGTGGCGGCGCTGCTCGGGGCGGTGGCGATGGTGGGCACTGGGGTGCTCCGGTCCGAGCAGGCGTACCGGGCGATCTCCTGGTCCACTCTCGTGCTCATCGCGGCGCTGATGCCGATGTCGTCGGCGATCGCCGACAGCGGCGGGGCCGAACTGATCGCCAGGCCGATCGTCGCGCTCGCCGAGGGCCGCAGCCCCTATCTGCTGCTGGCCGCGCTCTTCGTGTTGACGGCGGTGCTCGGCCAGTTCATCTCGAACGCGGCCACGGTGCTCATCGTGATCCCGGTCGCGCTGGCCGCTGCCGCGCAGGTGCACGTCGATCCTCGCCCGGTGCTGATGCTGGTCTGCGTGGCCGGTGCCGCCTCACTCCTCACCCCCATCGCGACCCCCGCGAACATGATCGTGATGGGTCCGGGTGGCTACCGATTCGGCGACTACTGGCGTCTCGGTGCCGTGCTCATGGCCGCCTGGCTGGTGGTCGCGGTCTTCGTGATTCCGGTCTTCTGGCCGTTCCGCCCGTAA